The Triplophysa rosa linkage group LG15, Trosa_1v2, whole genome shotgun sequence genome has a segment encoding these proteins:
- the esco2 gene encoding N-acetyltransferase ESCO2: MLSRKRKHSSPDVESNRSKKQIRSPRKRASHQKENIAVSLTSPQKTQVSPQSPSTPKKMCRTSSLENLPRRASPRKAALGAGSFYSKQKPLYLTPLERKLLKEVRSPPSVPSIDPPRPPSSAGNPVKKPQRNVQQKVKVTRPQSNLKGYFTAEPKGQSPSDRKTDPPNAVVESVRAPLTFSSMKSKGKPKLVVGAAFFGTGKKPTSMFKKSARSTKLKKSSSYEKSNSCKPLKDREVVREHSPVRRAVFLKKQLEVPKTPIEDATDEDAECSDSTKVTEPTQLSPRVLADVHGITKELKVVLRRSVSPNQSFCSEAGSQEANAISDSVFDVTDVPPPDHNSSLDEEDSSVYPIFGSKRSQKKGLLSPPQNSGTPSTLTATPASKAKERNVMRRDKKKQTDNQLVIDAGQKQFGATTCSSCGMLYSIDSPEDNFQHTQFHQRFLDTIKFVGWKKERVVAEFWDGKIILVLPDDPKYAIKKAEDVRRIADSELGFQQVTLSSPSSAKTYLFINSDRMVVGCLVAENIRRAFRVLEQSENPKDMNKEDFMEHHRAWCCSTVPDKAICGVSRIWVFSLMRRKSIATRLLDTVRTTFMYGCHLTKEETAFSDPTPEGKLFATKYCGTPTFLVYNFVS; this comes from the exons ATGTTGTCCCGAAAAAGAAAGCACAGCTCTCCTGATGTTGAGAG TAACCGATCTAAAAAGCAAATACGAAGCCCGAGGAAAAGGGCCAGTCATCAGAAAGAGAACATTGCCGTCTCATTGACATCTCCTCAGAAGACTCAAGTCTCACCACAGTCTCCCAGTACACCCAAAAAGATGTGTAGGACATCATCTTTGGAAAACCTTCCGAGAAGAGCCTCTCCACGCAAAGCTGCCTTGGGTGCCGGATCTTTTTACAGCAAGCAGAAACCTCTCTACCTCACTCCTCTTGAGCGGAAACTGCTGAAGGAAGTCAGATCACCACCGTCAGTCCCTAGCATAGACCCACCGAGACCCCCTTCATCTGCTGGAAATCCTGTTAAAAAACCTCAAAGAAATGTTCAACAGAAAGTCAAAGTCACTCGGCCACAGTCTAACCTGAAAGGATACTTTACTGCTGAACCCAAGGGGCAAAGTCCATCTGACAGGAAAACAGATCCACCAAATGCTGTGGTGGAAAGTGTTCGTGCGCCTCTCACATTCAGCAGTATGAAATCTAAAGGCAAACCCAAACTTGTTGTGGGAGCAGCTTTCTTCGGCACCGGAAAGAAGCCAAcatcaatgtttaaaaaatcgGCACGGAGCACAAAGCTCAAAAAGTCATCGAGCTATGAGAAATCCAACTCTTGCAAACCCTTGAAGGACAGAGAGGTGGTGCGAGAACACTCCCCGGTCCGTCGGGCTGTCTTCTTGAAGAAACAACTTGAAGTGCCTAAAACGCCAATTGAAGATGCCACCGATGAAGATGCAGAGTGCAGCGATTCAACAAAAGTGACAGAGCCCACACAACTCTCCCCTCGTGTCCTGGCGGATGTCCATGGCATTACTAAGGAATTAAAGGTGGTTCTGAGGAGATCCGTTAGCCCTAACCAATCCTTCTGCTCTGAAGCTGGTAGCCAG GAGGCAAATGCAATAAGTGATTCTGTGTTTGATGTGACTGACGTACCCCCACCAGATCATAACAGCTCGCTAGATGAAG AAGATTCGTCTGTGTATCCTATCTTTGGCTCTAAAAG ATCACAGAAGAAAGGGTTGTTGTCACCGCCACAAAACAGCGGCACTCCATCGACACTGACTGCTACTCCTGCTTCTAAAGCCAAAGAGAGAAATGTCATGCGACGggataaaaagaaacaaacagacaacCAGCTTGTCATT GATGCCGGTCAGAAGCAGTTTGGAGCTACCACATGCAGTTCCTGTGGCATGCTGTACAGTATTGACAGTCCAGAGGATAACTTCCAGCACACACAGTTCCATCAGCGCTTCCTGGACACCATCAAGTTTGTG GGATGGAAAAAAGAGAGGGTTGTTGCAGAGTTTTGGGACGGAAAGATTATTCTTGTTCTGCCTGATGATCCAAAATACGCAATTAAAAAG GCAGAGGACGTGAGGCGTATTGCAGACAGTGAACTGGGCTTCCAGCAGGTGACCCTCAGTAGCCCTAGCTCGGCTAAAACCTATCTCTTCATTAACAGTGACAGAATGGTGGTGGGCTGTCTGGTGGCTGAAAACATTAGACGG GCATTTCGGGTGTTGGAGCAATCCGAGAATCCTAAAGACATGAACAAGGAGGACTTTATGGAGCACCACAGAGCTTGGTGCTGCTCTACTGTCCCAGATAAAGCCATTTGTGGTGTCAGCCGTATCTGGGTCTTCAGTCTGATGAGACGGAAGAGCATCGCAACACGTCTCCTGGACACTGTCAG GACGACTTTCATGTATGGATGTCACTTGACCAAAGAGGAAACTGCATTTTCTGACCCTACACCAGAAGGAAAGCTGTTTGCCACAAAGTACTGCGGGACTCCAACGTTTCTGGTGTATAACTTTGTTAGTTAA
- the ccdc25 gene encoding coiled-coil domain-containing protein 25 translates to MVFYFKSAVVEPPHTIYMGKDKYENEDLIKYGWPEDIWFHVDKLSSAHVYLRMPKGKTMEDIPKEVLIDCAQLVKDNSIQGCKMNNINVVYTPWSNLKKTADMDVGQIGFHRQKEVKIVAVEKKINEVVNRLEKTKQELYPDLAAEKENRDREERNEKKAQIQEQKKKEKDEIKKKKDMEDLRNYTSLMQSDNMTTNEDGYDSDDFM, encoded by the exons ATGGTGTTTTACTTTAAGAGCGCAG TTGTCGAACCGCCCCATACAATCTACATGGGTAAAGACAAATATGAAA atGAAGATCTTATAAAGTATGGATGGCCTGAGGATATTTG GTTCCATGTAGACAAGCTCTCATCTGCCCATGTATATCTCAGAATGCCAAAG GGTAAGACGATGGAAGACATACCAAAAGAAGTCTTGATCGACTGTGCTCAGCTGGTGAAAGACAACAGCATTCAAG gttGCAAAATGAACAATATTAATGTTGTCTACACACCATGGAGCAATCTGAAAAAAACTGCAGACATGGATGTCGGGCAGATAGGCTTTCATCGGCAGAAAGAG GTGAAAATTGTGGCAGTAGAAAAGAAAATCAACGAGGTCGTAAACAGGCTGgagaaaacaaaacaggaacttTATCCAGATCTTGCAGCTGAGAAGGAGAACCGggacagagaggagagaaatGAGAAGAAGGCTCAGATACAagaacagaaaaagaaagagaaggaCGAAATAAAGAAGAAGAAGGACATGGAAGACTTAAG GAATTATACATCACTTATGCAGAGTGACAACATGACCACAAATGAG GATGGCTATGATTCAGATGACttcatgtaa
- the pbk gene encoding lymphokine-activated killer T-cell-originated protein kinase homolog, with amino-acid sequence METKKESPCVLKTPCKPAKVKSPASACGTPVTIPASPFMKKLGCGTGVNVYLMDRMGKQAHSPWAIKKINSKCAKSQMNVYKRRLCDEATILKDLHHPNIVGFRAFTTAKDGSKCLAMEYGGEQSLNDLIEKRRSFKRRSFKEEIDGLQAFPVATIEKVALHVARGLQYLHNEKKLLHGDMKSCNVVIKGDFESIKICDVGVSLPLDENMQVSHTKAHYIGTEPWKPKEALEDGVITDKADIFAYGLTLWEMMTLAVPHLEMLDTEDDDDDDSFDEDDFDEDAYYKRLGTRPPLDSSTLGGGYQKMVELFCLCTEEDPHKRPSAAHIVQALESNTQLSDKGSEVIVID; translated from the exons ATGGAGACCAAAAAAGAATCGCCGTGTGTCTTGAAAACGCCTTGCAAACCTGCAAAAGTTAAAAGTCCAG CCAGTGCATGTGGAACCCCAGTCACCATACCAGCCTCTCCCTTTATGAAGAAGCTTGGCTGTGGAACTGGAGTCAACGTGTATCTCATGGACAG GATGGGAAAGCAGGCTCATTCCCCATGGGCTATTAAGAAGATCAACAGCAAGTGTGCAAAAAGTCAGATGAATGTCTATAAGAGGCGTCTGTGTGATGAGGCGACGATCTTAAAAGACCTGCACCACCCCAATATTGTTG GTTTTAGAGCATTTACCACAGCAAAGGATGGCTCTAAGTGTTTAGCGATGGAGTACGGTGGAGAGCAGTCTTTGAACGATCTCATCGAGAAGAGGAGATCGTTCAAGAGGAGATCGTTCAAAGAGGAGATCGATGGCCTACAAGCATTTCCAGTGGCCACCATTGAAAAAGTGGCTCTTCATGTTGCACGTGGATTACAG TACCTGCACAATGAGAAGAAGCTTTTGCATGGGGATATGAAATCATGCAATGTTGTAATAAAGGGCGACTTTGAGAGCATCAAAATCTGTGACGTTGGCGTATCTCTGCCGCTGGATGAAAACATGCAAG TGAGTCATACAAAGGCCCATTACATTGGAACCGAGCCATGGAAGCCCAAAGAAGCTCTGGAGGATGGAGTCATCACGGATAAAGCTGATATCTTCGCATATGGGCTCACTTTGTGGGAGATGATGACTCTTGCTGTTCCTCACCTGGAGATGCTGGACactgaggatgatgatgatg ATGACTCCTTTGATGAGGATGACTTCGATGAAGATGCATATTATAAAAGGCTTGGTACTCGACCGCCCTTGGATTCATCCACTCTGGGAGGAGGTTATCAGAAGATGGTGGAGCTCTTCTGTCTCTGTACAGAGGAAGACCCTCACAAAAGACCCTCAGCTGCTCACATTGTTCAGGCACTGGAATCCAACACCCAGCTGTCTGACAAAGGCAGTGAGGTTATTGTAATCGATTAA